Proteins from a genomic interval of Caulobacter rhizosphaerae:
- a CDS encoding DNA cytosine methyltransferase, whose product MRITFQPSFNFAGNLSDVHTLQDMAVVLAATLHCSWYVPTLRALPRFGIGNGLNVSDFTFFEFFAGGGMARAGLGQGWTCQFANDFDAMKAKAYAENWGGEHLVCEDVAKLSTADLPGVADLVWASFPCQDLSLAGDYKGLGKQGANAVTRSGTFWPFWRLVKGLIEEGRAPPIVVLENVLGILTSNDGQDFAAIAQTLADSDYRFGALVMDARWFVPQSRPRVFIVAVRSGVEIPDGLVIDKAHETWSSPMLRTAHARLKPSLAKRWVWWGVAKPAEEAKRFADLLEEKPQGVAWHTVAETQKLLDSMSPVNRGKVEAAKKAGRPMVGALYRRTRPDADGGRSVRAEVRFDDVAGCLRTPAGGSSRQKLLIVEGKRVRSRLLSPREAARLMGLPESYKLPDRYNEAYHLAGDGVAVPVVRHLAACLLEPLIAGARQARSMAAE is encoded by the coding sequence ATGCGCATCACCTTCCAGCCAAGCTTCAACTTCGCGGGGAATCTAAGCGACGTCCACACTCTTCAAGACATGGCTGTGGTCTTGGCTGCGACTTTGCATTGTTCATGGTATGTCCCGACTCTAAGGGCTCTTCCGAGATTCGGGATCGGGAATGGTTTGAACGTGTCGGATTTCACCTTCTTCGAATTTTTCGCTGGCGGCGGCATGGCCCGCGCGGGCCTGGGCCAGGGTTGGACCTGCCAGTTCGCCAACGACTTCGATGCGATGAAAGCCAAAGCCTATGCCGAAAACTGGGGCGGTGAGCACCTTGTTTGCGAAGATGTCGCCAAGCTCTCCACCGCCGATCTTCCTGGCGTGGCCGATCTTGTCTGGGCTTCCTTCCCTTGCCAGGATCTATCGCTAGCTGGCGACTACAAGGGCTTGGGCAAGCAGGGTGCCAACGCCGTCACGCGCTCGGGGACGTTCTGGCCGTTCTGGCGGCTGGTCAAAGGCTTGATCGAAGAAGGCCGAGCGCCGCCGATCGTCGTCCTGGAGAACGTGCTTGGCATTCTGACCTCGAACGATGGCCAGGACTTCGCAGCGATCGCCCAGACCCTGGCCGACAGCGACTATCGCTTCGGCGCGCTGGTGATGGATGCGCGCTGGTTCGTGCCGCAGTCGCGCCCGCGGGTTTTCATCGTCGCGGTGCGATCGGGCGTGGAGATTCCCGACGGTCTGGTGATCGACAAGGCCCACGAGACTTGGTCGTCGCCGATGCTGCGCACCGCCCATGCGCGGCTGAAGCCAAGTTTGGCCAAGCGCTGGGTTTGGTGGGGCGTGGCCAAGCCCGCCGAAGAGGCCAAGCGCTTCGCCGATCTGCTGGAAGAAAAGCCGCAAGGCGTCGCCTGGCACACTGTCGCCGAGACCCAAAAACTGCTCGACAGCATGTCGCCGGTGAACCGCGGCAAGGTCGAGGCGGCTAAGAAGGCCGGGCGCCCGATGGTCGGCGCGCTCTATCGCCGGACGCGGCCGGATGCGGACGGCGGGCGCTCGGTGCGGGCTGAAGTGCGCTTTGATGATGTGGCGGGCTGTTTGCGCACGCCCGCGGGCGGCTCCTCGCGCCAAAAGCTGCTGATTGTCGAGGGCAAGCGCGTGCGCTCGCGCCTGCTGTCGCCGCGGGAAGCCGCACGCCTAATGGGCCTGCCCGAGAGCTACAAACTCCCAGATCGCTACAACGAAGCCTATCATCTGGCCGGCGACGGCGTGGCAGTGCCCGTCGTTCGCCACCTTGCCGCCTGTCTGCTCGAGCCGCTGATCGCCGGCGCACGCCAGGCCAGATCGATGGCGGCCGAGTGA
- a CDS encoding DUF3883 domain-containing protein, whose product MPLVLTTNEFVPNPDHAWNDVEGVQYHYPNGYKNKIRPGEEFVYYRGVLRKRGPRGQAEYFGRGRIGEITPDPATVGQSRPSWFCAIEAYVPFNPPVPAKRDGVFYEIIPQNMWRNGVRSIDQATFDRILEAAGATTTPPIAVPISAIGRPEEADDLIIPKGKVVGAGKAGGVGYRRSKRAKEVGDWAEQLVVELLKTQGGCADIVHRAAVLETPGWDIDYRDENGVLHRIEVKGTVGGAFSAIDLTANELRAAQQHGSEYWIFLVANCLTDHPRIQRISGPADKLTAGTWVASPALYSVSLG is encoded by the coding sequence ATGCCCCTCGTCTTGACGACGAACGAGTTCGTTCCCAACCCCGACCATGCCTGGAACGATGTCGAGGGCGTGCAGTACCACTACCCCAACGGCTACAAGAACAAGATCCGTCCGGGCGAAGAGTTCGTCTATTACCGCGGGGTGCTGCGCAAACGCGGTCCTCGGGGCCAGGCGGAGTATTTCGGGCGCGGCCGTATCGGCGAGATCACACCCGATCCCGCCACCGTCGGGCAGTCGCGCCCATCCTGGTTCTGCGCGATCGAGGCTTACGTCCCCTTCAATCCGCCGGTTCCCGCCAAGCGTGACGGGGTCTTCTACGAGATCATCCCGCAGAACATGTGGCGCAATGGGGTGCGCAGCATCGATCAGGCGACCTTTGATCGCATCCTCGAGGCCGCCGGGGCGACAACGACGCCGCCGATCGCCGTGCCGATTTCGGCGATCGGTCGGCCCGAGGAAGCAGACGATCTGATCATCCCCAAGGGCAAGGTGGTGGGCGCCGGCAAGGCTGGCGGCGTTGGCTATCGTCGATCCAAGCGCGCCAAGGAGGTAGGCGACTGGGCCGAGCAGTTGGTAGTCGAGCTTCTCAAGACCCAGGGCGGCTGCGCCGACATCGTTCACCGCGCCGCCGTCTTGGAAACGCCCGGCTGGGATATCGACTATCGCGATGAGAACGGCGTCCTGCATCGCATTGAGGTCAAGGGCACAGTCGGAGGGGCCTTCAGCGCCATCGATCTCACCGCCAATGAACTTCGCGCCGCCCAGCAGCATGGGTCCGAATACTGGATCTTCCTGGTTGCCAACTGCCTGACCGATCATCCGCGCATCCAGCGGATCAGCGGCCCCGCCGACAAGCTAACCGCTGGGACCTGGGTCGCCTCGCCAGCGCTTTATAGCGTCAGCCTGGGCTAG
- a CDS encoding DUF2971 domain-containing protein — MPDFEDLPFNARPDMTPYLVHLTKHSKPDDDYSAFDNLVSILKSGRIMRSTPKKGFIKGAHGASCFMDVPFASMKYVLTPDNTDPQKPRYQPYGIAITKKFAYGAGCRPVLYLSNEELKALAVPPGQLWRVVRFEVDPVKGWISWLHEREWRCKGDFELPTGIQAAFVRTSKEAERLTKMVAKAPGDFACKPRSVIPFTVLCQGLLT, encoded by the coding sequence ATGCCCGATTTTGAGGATTTGCCGTTCAACGCGCGGCCAGACATGACGCCCTATCTTGTGCACCTGACCAAGCACTCCAAGCCCGATGACGACTACTCCGCTTTCGACAATCTCGTGAGCATCCTGAAGTCGGGCAGGATCATGCGTAGCACGCCGAAGAAGGGCTTCATCAAGGGAGCCCACGGCGCGAGTTGCTTCATGGACGTGCCATTCGCTTCGATGAAGTACGTCCTGACGCCGGACAACACCGACCCACAAAAGCCTAGGTATCAACCCTACGGAATTGCGATCACCAAGAAGTTCGCCTACGGCGCCGGCTGCCGGCCAGTGCTCTATCTTTCGAACGAGGAGCTGAAGGCGCTTGCTGTTCCGCCTGGTCAGTTGTGGCGCGTCGTTCGGTTTGAGGTCGACCCGGTCAAGGGCTGGATCAGTTGGCTGCACGAGCGCGAGTGGCGGTGCAAAGGCGACTTCGAGCTTCCCACCGGCATCCAGGCTGCGTTCGTCAGGACCTCGAAAGAGGCCGAACGGTTGACGAAGATGGTCGCAAAGGCTCCGGGCGACTTCGCATGCAAGCCGCGATCGGTCATTCCATTCACGGTCCTCTGCCAAGGCCTCCTGACCTAG
- a CDS encoding TM0106 family RecB-like putative nuclease, with protein sequence MKYDGHTIGLSATDLVGHLNCRHLTNLDRLVAQGGLGPPKVWDPALEALWERGKQHEASYVDHLIEQGLEVVTIAGVDITANAVEETKAALKGGADVVVQGALQTGAWSGKADVLRRVSEPSALGEWSYEIFDTKLARETKGSTVLQLSLYADLLAGVQGRPPEFMHVVAPYTDFESETYRVADFAAYYRVVRRSLEGAIAKAEGETYPDPNPYCEICRWRDSCDQRRRADDHLSLVAGISKNQMVELASRTVQTTAQLAAMPIPLTWKPERGAAQSYVRIREQARVQVEARESGENVFEVLTPQAGLGLSRLPEPSAGDVFLDFESDPFVGEHGLEYLLGYEHRTDAGEWVYTPLWALNRTDEKVAFEAFVDFIMARWVQFPDLHIYHFGGYETGALKRLMGRYATREDELDRILRGLLPVDLMSIARQSVRAGVESYSLKKLEPLYGFVRDTSLPDARLALTRLQTSLELSDLAAVDEADCATVQAYNREDCVATRHLRDWLEGLRADQVAQGAAITRPEAGDGAPSETVADWLAKIGPLVEALSADVPADPLERTPEQHGRWLLANMLDWHRREDKAVWWEFFRLRDLGAEELVDEKSALAGLSFEGVVGGTAAVPIHRYRFPPQDTDVRPGNKLRQAGGESMGSVEDISSEALTIDIKTTKNTAGVHAEAVFVHDYVGSEPMQESLVRLATHVAAHGLLGDGPYGAARALLLRQRPPLAQGVPLRGDGETTLDAAMRVAPLLAAGVLPIQGPPGTGKTYTAARMICALVEQGKTVGVVANSHAVIRNLLDKVIEAADETGVNVQCVQKPKEKEDNSHRLRIVTKAPDLFSALGSGCHVAGGTAWLWAAPDAFDTVDVLFVDEAAQMSLANVLAVSQAASTLVLIGDPQQLDQPTQGSHPEGTECSSLHHLLNGKQTIAQGEGLFLEETWRLAPPICAYTSELFYESKLHPREGAEVQVLDGAGAFGGSGLRYVPVIHSGNQSASLEEAEIIATIVSDLVGAHATWTDRTGTHPVTLEDILIIAPYNAQVYEIQRRIPGAKIGTVDKFQGQEAAIAIYSMATSSHTDAPRGMEFLYSPNRLNVATSRAKCLSILVASPSVFEADCRTPRQMQLANAFCRYLEVST encoded by the coding sequence ATGAAATACGACGGACACACGATCGGGCTCAGCGCCACCGACCTGGTGGGGCACCTGAACTGCCGCCATCTGACCAACCTTGATCGGCTGGTCGCGCAGGGTGGTTTAGGGCCGCCGAAGGTCTGGGACCCGGCGCTTGAAGCGCTTTGGGAACGGGGCAAGCAACATGAAGCGAGCTATGTCGATCACCTGATCGAGCAGGGGCTGGAGGTGGTCACCATCGCCGGCGTCGACATAACCGCGAACGCAGTCGAGGAGACCAAGGCGGCGCTGAAAGGCGGTGCCGATGTCGTGGTGCAGGGCGCGCTGCAGACGGGGGCCTGGTCAGGAAAGGCGGACGTGCTTCGCCGCGTGTCTGAGCCGAGCGCCTTGGGCGAATGGTCCTATGAAATCTTCGACACCAAGCTTGCGCGCGAAACTAAGGGCAGCACGGTTCTGCAGTTGAGCCTGTACGCGGACCTCCTTGCGGGCGTGCAGGGACGACCGCCCGAGTTCATGCACGTTGTCGCGCCCTACACGGACTTTGAGTCCGAGACCTACCGGGTGGCGGATTTCGCCGCCTACTATCGCGTTGTACGCCGCAGCCTGGAAGGCGCCATCGCCAAGGCGGAGGGTGAGACCTATCCCGACCCCAACCCTTATTGCGAAATCTGCCGGTGGCGTGACAGTTGCGATCAGAGGCGCCGCGCAGATGACCATCTCAGCCTGGTGGCTGGAATCTCGAAAAATCAGATGGTGGAGTTGGCCAGCAGGACAGTGCAAACGACCGCGCAGTTGGCCGCCATGCCGATCCCGCTGACGTGGAAGCCGGAAAGAGGCGCCGCGCAATCCTACGTCCGTATTCGCGAACAGGCCCGCGTGCAGGTCGAGGCCCGCGAGAGCGGTGAAAATGTCTTTGAGGTGCTCACGCCCCAAGCAGGGTTGGGGCTTTCGCGCCTGCCTGAGCCTTCAGCGGGCGACGTCTTCCTAGATTTTGAATCTGACCCGTTTGTCGGCGAACATGGGCTTGAGTATCTGCTCGGCTACGAGCACCGCACTGATGCTGGGGAGTGGGTTTACACGCCTCTGTGGGCGCTGAACCGCACCGACGAGAAGGTGGCTTTCGAGGCCTTTGTCGACTTCATCATGGCCCGCTGGGTTCAGTTTCCGGACCTGCATATCTACCATTTCGGTGGCTACGAGACCGGGGCCCTAAAGCGCTTGATGGGCCGATACGCCACAAGGGAAGATGAGCTCGATCGCATCCTTCGTGGTTTGTTGCCCGTCGATCTCATGAGCATCGCTCGCCAAAGCGTTAGGGCCGGCGTCGAAAGTTACTCCCTGAAGAAGCTTGAGCCGCTCTACGGCTTTGTCCGCGACACCAGCCTTCCGGACGCCAGGCTCGCGCTTACGCGGTTGCAGACCAGCCTGGAGCTAAGCGACCTCGCCGCCGTCGATGAGGCTGATTGCGCCACCGTGCAGGCCTACAATCGTGAAGACTGCGTCGCGACGCGCCACCTTCGCGATTGGCTCGAAGGCCTCCGCGCCGACCAGGTCGCTCAAGGCGCCGCGATCACCCGTCCAGAAGCCGGCGACGGCGCGCCGTCCGAGACGGTGGCTGACTGGCTCGCCAAAATCGGTCCGCTCGTTGAGGCGTTGTCCGCCGACGTCCCTGCCGATCCATTGGAGCGGACGCCCGAGCAACATGGACGCTGGCTCCTGGCCAACATGCTCGATTGGCACAGACGCGAGGACAAGGCGGTCTGGTGGGAGTTCTTCCGGCTCCGCGACCTTGGCGCCGAGGAACTGGTGGACGAAAAGTCGGCACTGGCGGGATTGAGCTTCGAGGGCGTGGTCGGCGGCACTGCGGCTGTCCCCATTCATCGCTACCGATTCCCGCCTCAAGACACCGACGTCAGGCCGGGTAACAAACTTCGCCAGGCTGGGGGCGAGAGCATGGGGTCGGTCGAAGATATCTCTTCGGAAGCCCTGACGATCGACATCAAGACCACAAAGAACACCGCCGGGGTGCATGCTGAAGCGGTGTTCGTCCACGACTATGTTGGCTCGGAGCCAATGCAGGAGTCCCTGGTGAGGCTCGCCACTCATGTCGCCGCCCACGGTCTTCTAGGCGATGGACCCTACGGTGCCGCGCGCGCGCTTCTTCTGAGGCAACGCCCGCCCCTGGCGCAGGGCGTGCCGCTGCGAGGTGATGGTGAGACCACGCTGGACGCCGCAATGCGCGTCGCGCCGCTCTTGGCGGCCGGTGTGCTTCCCATCCAGGGCCCGCCGGGCACCGGCAAGACCTACACCGCCGCGAGAATGATCTGCGCCCTGGTGGAACAGGGAAAGACGGTGGGCGTGGTCGCCAACAGCCATGCAGTCATCCGCAATCTCCTCGACAAGGTTATAGAGGCCGCTGACGAGACCGGGGTCAACGTCCAGTGTGTGCAAAAGCCGAAGGAGAAGGAGGATAATTCTCACCGCCTTCGGATTGTCACCAAGGCGCCGGATCTCTTCAGCGCCTTGGGATCGGGGTGCCACGTGGCGGGCGGAACAGCCTGGCTTTGGGCTGCTCCGGACGCTTTCGACACTGTAGACGTATTGTTCGTTGATGAGGCAGCGCAGATGTCGCTGGCCAATGTCTTGGCGGTATCGCAGGCGGCCTCGACCTTGGTGCTGATTGGCGATCCCCAGCAGCTTGATCAGCCGACGCAAGGCAGTCACCCGGAAGGGACTGAATGCTCCTCGCTCCACCACCTCTTAAACGGCAAACAGACGATCGCCCAAGGAGAAGGTCTGTTCCTTGAGGAAACGTGGCGGCTTGCTCCGCCCATCTGCGCCTACACCTCAGAGCTCTTTTACGAAAGCAAGCTCCATCCGCGCGAGGGCGCGGAGGTGCAGGTATTAGACGGTGCCGGGGCGTTCGGCGGATCAGGCCTGCGGTATGTGCCCGTCATACACAGCGGCAATCAGAGCGCCTCGCTCGAAGAGGCGGAGATCATTGCGACCATCGTCAGTGATCTCGTCGGTGCCCATGCCACCTGGACAGATCGCACGGGCACCCATCCAGTGACCCTTGAGGACATCCTGATCATCGCGCCATACAACGCCCAGGTTTACGAGATCCAACGTCGAATTCCGGGCGCGAAGATCGGCACGGTCGACAAGTTCCAGGGACAAGAGGCTGCGATCGCCATTTATTCGATGGCCACCTCAAGCCATACGGATGCGCCACGTGGCATGGAGTTTCTCTACAGTCCCAACCGTCTTAACGTTGCTACGTCGCGAGCCAAATGCCTGTCGATCCTTGTTGCGTCTCCCAGCGTGTTCGAGGCGGACTGCCGTACGCCCAGGCAAATGCAATTGGCCAACGCCTTTTGCCGGTATCTCGAAGTCTCGACATAG
- a CDS encoding DEAD/DEAH box helicase — MDVESHEAPGLTPDIRSCLRSWGYERFTEIQALALAQGVALGASQVVCAPTSSGKTLVAELAILAAICRSRRCLYLVSHKALADQKYLDFATRLGEGADQPRASVGLSTGDRDEGDVSPQVLVATYEKALALLLSGQLDLSATVVVADELQIIGEDGRGPNIETLCAIFKQQGLDQLVALTATIGNAQELADWLDCTLVTSWKRDVDLHQEIWSAGSGFRVLFGQELGSPCHEDEALPTDAIGVARRLVEMKRGPILVFTESRNEAIQMAERYSQAAVRTADGIMLAQQLELFSEPTESSQQLQDNAQKRVAFHTADLTAQERQVVEKGFVDSSFDVCFATSTLAAGVNFPFKSVVFPKLTYEWRDGGGTMISRSDYRNMSGRAGRLGLHPDGYAVLLPRNSLELSHANRLVLPENDNVESRLVGLSMRRTVLSLIAFKVINHRGQLEEFFQHSFYWHQIRERNPRKLEDIIRLAQGATDWLVANRLAQEELDLLFPTPMGKAVAQSGLLPTTAVQLLDVVGRYAGVLDAEFDKYLPALIHLICGSPEFTGSRPSRFLPSPVGRTPVNSNGFLAAHPLFTILDRTEARQNQCAHAVVLFVQGEAERNIRHQTNIPSGQIHRLATDVAWILDGLRKIASVPELGYPQTMTNQLAMLARRVQWGTPAEALDILRVAQKEGVPGFGRQRAIALLRQGIETFDQLLALAKERISAIVGNERRTNALLSAVSQCLGFKGDRFQKVHAELAAKLGLGDQVEYCATSLGDDYETAIQRLLDARQDWKVTVIDDGRRQNVPDLMLTFGDRSALIECKTTTKNPPLIKKDEAFAVLQKSVDFDASIHRITLGKPGFDEHSKRKVQGAKDVTLVEHDVFVEGLLRVYAESVSVEDFFGWLTTPGLTELDRLSGKPTYEIVRGL, encoded by the coding sequence ATGGACGTAGAGAGCCACGAGGCGCCGGGCTTGACGCCGGACATTCGCAGCTGCCTCCGAAGCTGGGGGTACGAACGGTTCACGGAAATCCAAGCCCTCGCGCTCGCGCAGGGTGTCGCGCTCGGTGCCAGCCAAGTGGTCTGCGCCCCAACGTCGTCGGGCAAGACGCTGGTGGCGGAGTTGGCCATTCTCGCTGCGATCTGCCGTAGCCGGCGGTGCCTCTACCTCGTTTCTCACAAGGCCTTGGCCGACCAGAAATATCTCGATTTTGCGACGAGGCTTGGGGAGGGAGCCGATCAGCCTCGGGCCTCCGTGGGCCTCAGCACGGGTGACCGTGACGAGGGTGACGTCTCGCCTCAGGTTCTCGTGGCGACCTACGAAAAGGCGCTCGCACTTTTGCTGAGTGGTCAGCTGGATCTATCCGCCACCGTCGTGGTCGCAGACGAACTCCAGATCATCGGCGAGGATGGGCGCGGGCCCAACATCGAAACCCTTTGCGCCATCTTCAAGCAACAAGGCCTCGACCAGCTCGTGGCGCTTACCGCGACCATAGGTAACGCACAAGAACTAGCGGACTGGCTCGACTGCACCCTCGTCACGAGCTGGAAGCGCGACGTCGACCTGCATCAGGAGATCTGGAGCGCCGGCAGTGGCTTCAGGGTGCTTTTCGGCCAGGAGCTCGGATCGCCATGTCACGAAGATGAGGCTCTACCCACCGACGCCATCGGCGTGGCGCGCCGCCTCGTGGAGATGAAGCGCGGACCGATTCTAGTGTTTACGGAGTCGCGCAACGAGGCCATCCAAATGGCCGAGCGTTATAGCCAAGCCGCGGTACGGACAGCGGACGGGATCATGCTCGCGCAGCAGTTGGAGCTCTTCTCCGAGCCGACCGAGTCTTCGCAACAGCTGCAGGACAATGCTCAAAAGCGCGTGGCTTTTCACACCGCCGATCTGACGGCGCAGGAGCGCCAGGTTGTCGAGAAAGGCTTCGTCGACTCCAGCTTCGACGTGTGTTTCGCTACCAGCACCTTGGCAGCAGGGGTCAATTTTCCCTTCAAATCCGTCGTCTTCCCGAAGCTCACCTACGAGTGGCGAGACGGCGGCGGCACGATGATCTCGCGATCCGACTACCGAAACATGTCGGGGAGGGCCGGACGATTGGGTCTTCATCCGGATGGGTACGCGGTCCTTTTGCCTCGTAACAGCCTCGAACTGTCGCACGCTAACAGGCTGGTGCTGCCAGAAAATGACAACGTGGAATCCCGTCTCGTCGGTCTTTCGATGCGACGAACAGTGCTTTCGCTCATTGCGTTCAAGGTGATCAACCATCGCGGTCAGCTTGAAGAGTTCTTCCAGCACAGCTTCTATTGGCACCAAATCCGCGAACGGAATCCGCGGAAGCTGGAAGACATCATACGCCTCGCACAAGGGGCTACAGACTGGCTGGTGGCCAACAGGCTAGCGCAGGAAGAACTGGACCTGCTGTTTCCGACGCCGATGGGGAAGGCTGTGGCGCAGTCCGGACTTCTTCCGACGACCGCGGTTCAACTGCTCGACGTCGTCGGGCGATATGCCGGTGTTCTCGATGCGGAGTTCGACAAGTATCTGCCGGCGCTGATCCACCTGATCTGCGGCAGTCCGGAGTTCACCGGCAGTCGTCCTTCGAGGTTTTTGCCGTCGCCCGTCGGCAGGACGCCGGTGAACTCCAACGGCTTCCTCGCCGCCCATCCCTTGTTCACGATTCTGGACCGGACGGAGGCACGGCAGAACCAGTGTGCTCACGCCGTGGTGCTGTTCGTCCAGGGCGAGGCCGAACGAAACATCAGACACCAGACCAACATTCCGTCCGGGCAGATTCACCGACTTGCGACCGACGTCGCCTGGATCCTCGACGGATTGAGGAAGATCGCCAGCGTCCCGGAACTCGGCTACCCGCAGACGATGACCAACCAGTTGGCGATGCTGGCGCGACGCGTTCAGTGGGGGACGCCTGCAGAAGCGTTGGACATCCTGCGAGTCGCGCAGAAGGAAGGCGTGCCAGGCTTCGGACGCCAGCGCGCCATCGCACTGCTGCGGCAAGGCATCGAAACCTTCGACCAGCTGCTGGCCCTGGCCAAGGAACGTATCTCCGCCATCGTCGGCAACGAGCGGCGGACAAACGCTCTGCTCTCGGCGGTGTCGCAGTGTCTGGGCTTCAAGGGCGATCGATTCCAGAAGGTCCACGCCGAGCTCGCCGCCAAGCTCGGTCTTGGCGATCAGGTCGAGTACTGCGCCACTTCCCTGGGCGACGACTACGAAACGGCGATCCAGCGTCTTCTGGACGCCAGGCAAGACTGGAAGGTGACGGTCATCGACGACGGGCGGCGTCAGAACGTGCCCGATCTGATGCTGACGTTCGGGGATCGGTCGGCGCTGATCGAATGCAAGACGACGACGAAAAATCCGCCGCTGATCAAGAAGGATGAGGCCTTCGCGGTGCTTCAGAAGAGCGTCGATTTCGATGCCTCGATCCATCGGATCACGCTTGGCAAGCCGGGGTTCGACGAGCATTCTAAGCGGAAGGTCCAAGGAGCCAAGGACGTCACCTTGGTGGAGCACGACGTCTTTGTCGAAGGCCTGCTGCGTGTCTATGCGGAGAGCGTCAGCGTTGAGGACTTCTTCGGTTGGCTGACCACACCGGGCCTGACCGAGTTGGATCGCCTCAGCGGCAAGCCGACCTACGAGATCGTCCGCGGTCTTTGA
- a CDS encoding topoisomerase II, protein MGGEDDLKVSELADEYPSKTATRALLNPMYFPADPNKAARNRRIAELKAQLRALLPDVLAQTDFPSEASLNATIGGWAKSLIDLHHDVFHSSEQYAARYMQNLQDGILSGGPNAKIYRRNYDRFRVSPAAQRYFTLFLHRSFLNHFDELSKTRPHLDESEVWIGQNNANYGLLITPRWNSDLDTWENDRSEIRHFRPLYWTIGHVLSTGLVVEHDPDPIHFSSVDAYLAFFKNTLVRASGSPHEQAIAQRYVAYVRSANNPLNVPLLIPEFRYGGRAAQHKYRLDFCIIDPLTMKKVGYELSPWSTHGYLSKIGGLSGAEINAMAKDNFEREMARHKDFFKERSIYALIYTDRDLADPDMVFADMKAHLTPIDPIAPINFALVDNFFAQCL, encoded by the coding sequence GTGGGTGGTGAGGATGATCTGAAAGTCAGTGAACTCGCCGACGAGTATCCATCGAAGACGGCGACTCGTGCTCTGCTGAACCCCATGTATTTTCCCGCCGATCCGAACAAAGCCGCGCGAAATCGGCGCATCGCTGAGCTCAAAGCGCAGCTTAGGGCGCTACTGCCCGACGTGTTGGCGCAAACCGATTTTCCATCGGAGGCTTCGCTCAACGCCACGATCGGAGGGTGGGCCAAGAGCCTCATCGACCTGCACCACGACGTCTTTCACTCATCCGAGCAGTACGCCGCGCGCTACATGCAGAACCTGCAGGACGGCATCCTTTCGGGCGGCCCCAACGCGAAGATCTATCGGCGAAACTATGATCGCTTCCGTGTTTCACCTGCGGCCCAGCGGTATTTCACGCTGTTTCTACACCGCTCGTTCCTCAATCATTTCGACGAGCTGTCCAAGACGCGGCCACACCTCGACGAGTCGGAAGTCTGGATCGGCCAGAACAACGCCAACTATGGCCTCCTGATCACCCCGCGGTGGAACTCAGACCTCGACACCTGGGAGAATGATCGCAGCGAGATCCGGCATTTCCGGCCGCTGTACTGGACGATCGGGCATGTTCTCTCTACAGGCCTGGTCGTCGAGCATGACCCGGATCCGATTCATTTCAGTTCCGTCGACGCCTACCTGGCGTTCTTCAAGAACACGCTGGTGCGCGCTTCGGGTTCGCCACACGAGCAAGCGATCGCTCAGCGCTACGTGGCCTACGTCAGATCGGCCAACAACCCGCTCAACGTACCACTCCTGATCCCCGAATTCCGGTATGGCGGCCGGGCTGCCCAGCACAAATATCGGCTGGATTTCTGCATTATCGACCCACTGACGATGAAGAAGGTCGGCTACGAGCTCTCGCCATGGTCCACGCACGGCTATCTGAGCAAGATCGGCGGCCTTTCGGGCGCTGAAATCAACGCCATGGCAAAGGACAATTTCGAGCGGGAAATGGCCCGTCACAAGGACTTCTTCAAGGAGCGCAGCATCTACGCCCTGATCTACACGGACCGAGACCTAGCCGATCCGGACATGGTCTTCGCCGACATGAAAGCCCACCTGACGCCGATCGATCCCATCGCGCCGATCAACTTCGCCCTGGTCGACAACTTCTTCGCCCAGTGCCTCTAG